The sequence below is a genomic window from Cryobacterium arcticum.
GCGGTTCGCAGGTCCGTCTCAGCTACCCACCCGCCGATGATTCGTCGGCTCGTCCCGTTGTGGCTGTGAAACTCCAGGAATGCTTCGGGTGGGCAGAGACCCCACGAGTCTGCGGAGGACGAGTGCCGGTGTTGTTCCACTTGCTTTCCCCCGCCGGGCATCCCCTTGCCGTGACCGACGACCTCGCATCCTTCTGGGAAGGTCCGTACTCCCAGGTGCGAGCGGAGATGCGCGGACGCTACCCGAAGCACCCCTGGCCGGAGGACCCCTGGTCCGCCGTACCCACCCGGCACACCACGCGCCGCGCTGCCCTAGGTTAGGCCGGCGACAGACGACCCAGCGGTCAGCTGACAGCTATGCGCCGGGCACCATGTCCGCGAAGCGGGAGTAGTGGCCGTGGAAGGCCACCGTGACGGTGCGGGTGGGGCCGTTACGGTGCTTGGCCACGATCAGGTCGGCCTCGCCGGCACGCGGGTTGTCCTTCTCGTAGGCGCTCTCACGGTGCAAAAGGATGACCATGTCGGCGTCCTGCTCCAGCGAACCGGATTCACGGAGGTCGGAGATGGCCGGCATCTTGTCGGCACGCTGCTCGGGACCACGGTTGAGCTGGGACAGCGCGATCACGGGGACCTGCAGTTCCTTGGCCAGGAGCTTGAGCGCCCGGGAGAACTCACTGACTTCCTGCTGGCGGGATTCGACCTTCTTGCCGGAGGTCATCAGCTGCAGGTAGTCGATCACGACGAGCTTGAGGCCGACGCGCTGCTTGAGCCGCCGGCACTTGGCGCGGATCTCGACCAGCGTCATGTTGGGGCTGTCGTCGATGTAGAGGGGCGCGTCGTTGATGCGACCGCGGGTGGCGGCGATGGTGGTCCAGTCGCGGGCCTCGACGTTGCCCTTGCGCATGCTCTGCAGGGGAACGGACGCCTCGGCGGCGAGCAGGCGCATGGCGATCTCACTGCGTCCCATTTCCAGGGAGAAGAAGATGCTGGGCATGTCGTGGTGGATGGACGCGGCCCGGGCGAAGTCCAGCGCGAGGGTGGACTTACCCAGGGCGGGGCGGGCGGCCACGATGATGAGCTGGCCGCCGTGGAAGCCGTTGGTGAGCTCGTCGAGGTCGGCGAATCCCGTGGGCACACCGGTGAACTGGCCGTCTTTGAGCTTGGCCGCTTCGATGTCCTCGATGGCCGCCGTCACGGCGTCGGTGAGAGGAACGTAGTCCTCGGTCTCGGTGCTGCCGGTGATGGAGTAGATCTCGGCCTGCGCCGTGTTGACCAGGTCGAGCACCTCGCCCTCGCCGGCGTAACCCATCTGGGCGATCCGGGTGCCCGCGTCCACGAGCTTTCGCAGCATGGACCGTTCGGCGACGATGGTGGCATAGAACCCGGCGTTGGCGGCCGTGGGCACGAGGCTGGTGAGCGTGTGCAGGTAGTCGGCGCCGCCGGCCCGGGAGATCTCACCGAGCTTGGTCAGTTCGTCGGTGACCGTGATGACGTCGGTGGGCTCACCCTGCGCGTACAGCGAGAGGATGGCGTCGAAGATGATCTCGTGCTTGGGCACGTAGAAGTCTGCGGCTCGCACCGTTTCGACGACGTCGGCAACGGCATCCTTGCTCAGCATCATGCCGCCGAGGGCGCTCTGCTCGGCCAGCAGGTCGTGCGGCGGCGTGCGCTCGGAGTGGCGAGGTTCGGAGGTGCTCCGGTACTCGGAGCCGCGGTCAGAGCCGCGCTGATCTGATCCGCGCTGGTCTGCGTAACCCAGGTGAGCTATCGACACGCCGGGCCTCCTCTGTTGGTGTGATTCAGGTCTATCAGGAGCCGATGACACCGGCCGCCCGGCACGCAGGCGCATCCGGTGATCGACCCGCTTGCCTACCCTAGAGAGGCTTGACTCCGCAGCCAAACCGCCCTGTGGATAACCCTGTGGGGAATCTGCGTGAAACGCCGCCGCGCTTGTGCACAAGCTGTGCACTCACCTGTGGACAACTCACGAGTATTAAAGTTAAAACACCGTTTGATCTGGCTTTTATTCTATTCACACGTGTGTGGAAAAACTTGTTTCAATACTCGCTTGAATGTTGATGAAATAGGTGGACACCTGTGCACAAAGGGGTGGAAAGCGCCGCCGGAATGTGCCACAAATTGGGGCATGGCGGCGGCGTTAAAGAGGTGTAGCGGTGGTCCCCGAAGGAACCACCGCTACACCCGAGTACAGACGCTTACTTAGCGGCTACCACCTGAAGGGTGATGGTCGCGCTGAGCTCGTCGCGCAGACGAACCGTCGCGGTGTGCTCGCCGGTCGCCTTGATCGGGCTGAGCTCGATCTTGCGCTTGTCGACGGCACCGAGACCGGCAGCGGCAACCGCTTCGGCCACGTCGGTGGTCTTGACGGAGCCGAACAGGCGTCCGCCGGCGCCGGCCTTGACGACCAGCTTGACCTTGGTGCTCTCAAGGGCGACCTTGAGGGCCTGGGCCTCTTCGAGGGTGGCGTGCTCGCGGGCTACGCGGGCGGCCTTGATCTGCTCGATCTGCTTTTCGCCACCGCGGGTCCACGCAACAGCGAAGCCCTGGGGGAGAAGGTAGTTGCGAGCGAACCCGTTCTTGACATCAACGATGTCACCGGGGGTGCCGAGGCCGGAGACCTCGTGCGTCAGAATCAGTTTCGACATGTGAGGGCTCCTTACCGGCCTGAGCCGGCGTAGGGCAGCAAGGCCATTTCGCGGGCGTTCTTGACGGCACGCGCGATCAGGCGCTGCTCCTGGACGGAGACGCCGGTGATGCGGCGGGCGCGGATCTTTCCACGCTCTGAGATGAACTTCCGAAGAGTGGGGACATCTTTGTAATCGATGACACCAACCCGGATCGACTTCGCGGGGGCGGCGTTCTTGCCACCCTTAGCACCGCGGAGCGGCTTGCGGCGGTCGCCGCTCGACTTTCCAGCCATGATTTCCTTACTTTCTTAAACGTGTGTGTGCAGCCGTCAACCGTGAGGTTCGGCTTAGAAGGGGGTCTCGTCGCTGAAGTTGCCCGGGGTGTTCCAGACATCTCCGCCGCCGGTGTTGGCTGCGGGGGCGCTGGGTGCCCAGGGCTCGTCGTTGCCCTGCTGCTGCGCGACGGGCGCGCCGCCGCGAGGAGCGGACGAGGACTGCGCACGCGTGAGAGAGGCGGTGGCGTAGCGCAGCGAAGGACCGATTTCGTCGATCTCGAGCTCCATGCTCGTGCGCTTTTCACCTTCCTTGGTCTCATACGAACGCTGCTTGAGACGCCCGGAAGCGATGACACGGGAACCCTTGGTCAGTGAACCGGCCACGTGTTCGGCGAATTCACGCCAAACGCTCGCGCGCAGGAACAGTGCCTCGCCATCTTTCCACTCGTTGGCCGCGCGATCGAAATTGCGCGGAGTGGAGGCAATGGTGAAGTTGGCTACCGCCAGCCCGTTCTGCGTGTAACGCAGTTCCGGATCGCTGGTGAGGTTGCCCACCACGGTGATTACGGTCTCGCCGGCCATGGGCTACTTGTCGCTTGCCTTGTCGGCGTCTGCCTCGGCAGGAGCGTCCACGGCGACCGGAGCTGCCGGGGCAGCTGCGGGCTTCGCGGAAGCGGCGACCTTGGCAGCGGGAGCTGCGGCAGGAGCGTCGGCCTTGACCGGAGCAGCAGCAGCCTTCGGGTTGGCAGCCTTGCGGGCGGCCTTCTCGGCGGCAAGCTTGCTTGCGACGGCAACCTGGGCGATGCCCTCTTCGGCGCGGAGAACCTTGGTGCGCATGACGGCTTCCGACAGCTTCAGCTGGCGGTCGAGCTCGGCAGTTGCTGAAGCGTTCGCGGTGAAGTCGACGACGGCGTAGATGCCCTCGGCCTTCTTGTTGATCTCGTATGCGAGACGGCGGCGACCCCAAACGTCAACCTTGTCAATGGTTCCACCATCGTTGCGAACAACGTTGAGGAACTTGTCAAGGCTGGGAGCTACGGTGCGCTCATCGATCTCGGGATCGAGGATAACCATCAACTCGTACTGATGCATGACTAACCCACCTCCTTCGGACTAAAACGGCTGCAGTATTTCTGCAACAGGAGGGTTGTGCATGTGTTGAAGGTGGAGGCCGGGACTCCGGCACACAGACAACCTGCCAAGACTACCCGAACGGGGAGCCAAGCGCCACCGTTCGGTTTCGGTGCCCTCCACCCCGAGATTCCGGCACGGTGCCGGGTGCGGGGCGGCCCGCATCGGAGCATCACGACTCCGGCCTCAACCCCGCGGCCTGCAGGACCTCGCGCAACCGGCCCGGGTGCAGGGCATCCGCCCAGCGCCACCGGGCCAGGGTGCGGCCGGATGCCTGCAGTCGCGCCTCGCGCGACCGGTCGCCGGGCCGGGACACCTCGCAGTCGAATTCGCCGAGCAGCGTGCGACGTTTCACGTGGAACCGGGCGTCCCAGCGGAAGTCGATCTGGTCCTCTCCGTCCGGGTGCGGGCAGGCCGCGCGCAACTCGGGCAGCGGAACCCTGGCGAGGTACATGCTCGCCCGGCTGAGCGATTGCCCCCTCGAACCGGACCGCGGGTCGGCGAACCGGGCGGCCA
It includes:
- the dnaB gene encoding replicative DNA helicase; the protein is MSIAHLGYADQRGSDQRGSDRGSEYRSTSEPRHSERTPPHDLLAEQSALGGMMLSKDAVADVVETVRAADFYVPKHEIIFDAILSLYAQGEPTDVITVTDELTKLGEISRAGGADYLHTLTSLVPTAANAGFYATIVAERSMLRKLVDAGTRIAQMGYAGEGEVLDLVNTAQAEIYSITGSTETEDYVPLTDAVTAAIEDIEAAKLKDGQFTGVPTGFADLDELTNGFHGGQLIIVAARPALGKSTLALDFARAASIHHDMPSIFFSLEMGRSEIAMRLLAAEASVPLQSMRKGNVEARDWTTIAATRGRINDAPLYIDDSPNMTLVEIRAKCRRLKQRVGLKLVVIDYLQLMTSGKKVESRQQEVSEFSRALKLLAKELQVPVIALSQLNRGPEQRADKMPAISDLRESGSLEQDADMVILLHRESAYEKDNPRAGEADLIVAKHRNGPTRTVTVAFHGHYSRFADMVPGA
- the rplI gene encoding 50S ribosomal protein L9, coding for MSKLILTHEVSGLGTPGDIVDVKNGFARNYLLPQGFAVAWTRGGEKQIEQIKAARVAREHATLEEAQALKVALESTKVKLVVKAGAGGRLFGSVKTTDVAEAVAAAGLGAVDKRKIELSPIKATGEHTATVRLRDELSATITLQVVAAK
- the rpsR gene encoding 30S ribosomal protein S18, yielding MAGKSSGDRRKPLRGAKGGKNAAPAKSIRVGVIDYKDVPTLRKFISERGKIRARRITGVSVQEQRLIARAVKNAREMALLPYAGSGR
- a CDS encoding single-stranded DNA-binding protein, translated to MAGETVITVVGNLTSDPELRYTQNGLAVANFTIASTPRNFDRAANEWKDGEALFLRASVWREFAEHVAGSLTKGSRVIASGRLKQRSYETKEGEKRTSMELEIDEIGPSLRYATASLTRAQSSSAPRGGAPVAQQQGNDEPWAPSAPAANTGGGDVWNTPGNFSDETPF